In Podospora pseudoanserina strain CBS 124.78 chromosome 5, whole genome shotgun sequence, a single window of DNA contains:
- a CDS encoding hypothetical protein (COG:I; EggNog:ENOG503NYAE): MVHQHGDHHDIPTHSLMKRIGGWLPTDHRIHQEWLSRTIDRAHKRSGPPEQTKLIPVLQEFKELIEGNARIYMYFNQMWDEVPRRPPYNKDPTGKSQIRDYKHMLAVLNEVFGRAPEWTDAAAHAGMVGVPMAAIFDYAMGTPSGHAAFLDPDVNKMLKKVLNEWGRYLKTPESAEVLGDHSAGWFGETGYKDLMEVANTPTKTSFKFEEMYHCDPSKKHYGFTSWDDFFTRKITDKSRPVASPDDDKVVVNSCESRPYCVANNVKLRDRFWVKGQPYSVTDMLAHDPLAEKFAGGTIYQAFLSALSYHRWHAPVSGTIKRAFVEDGTYFSEPLMFDQSGGEDKVDIDTKGIQGALGYLTALATRAVIFIEADNPKIGLMAFIGVGMDEVSTCEITVKEGQKVKKGEELGMFHFGGSTYCLMFRKETRLKGWPDIGKYAEANENYPVRGALAVVE; this comes from the exons ATGGTCCATCAACACGGCGACCACCACGACATCCCGACCCATTCGCTCATGAAGCG CATCGGCGGCTGGCTCCCAACCGACCACCGCATCCACCAGGAATGGCTCAGCCGCACCATCGACCGCGCCCACAAACGATCCGGCCCCCCGGAGCAGACCAAGCTCATCCCCGTGCTGCAGGAGTTCAAGGAGCTGATTGAGGGCAATGCGAGAATATACATGTACTTCAACCAGATGTGGGACGAGGTCCCGCGTCGTCCTCCGTACAACAAGGACCCGACTGGCAAGAGCCAGATCAGAGACTACAAGCACATGCTTGCTGTGCTGAACGAAGTTTTTGGGAGAGCGCCAGAATGGAcggatgctgctgctcatgCTGGCATGGTGGGGGTTCCGATGGCTGCTATTTTCGACTATGCGATGGGGACGCCGAGCGGGCATGCGGCGTTTTTGGATCCGGATGTGAACAAGATGTTGAAAAAGGTTTTGAATGAGTGGGGGAGGTACCTCAAG ACGCCGGAATCCGCcgaggttttgggggatCACTCGGCTGGCTGGTTCGGCGAGACGGGCTACAAAGACCTTATGGAGGTGGCCAACACGCCGACTAAGACGTCGTTCAAGTTTGAGGAGATGTATCATTGTGATCCGTCAAAGAAGCACTACGGTTTCACATCCTGGGATGACTTCTTTACCCGCAAGATCACGGACAAGTCCCGCCCTGTTGCTAGCCCGGATGATGACAAGGTTGTTGTCAACAGCTGCGAGTCTCGGCCTTACTGCGTGGCGAACAACGTCAAGTTGCGGGACAGATTCTGGGTCAAGGGACAGCCTTACTCTGTAACTGACATGCTCGCGCACGACCCCCTGGCGGAGAAGTTTGCCGGGGGGACGATTTATCAGGCGTTTTTGTCGGCTCTGTCGTACCACCGCTGGCATGCCCCCGTGTCGGGCACCATCAAGAGGGCGtttgttgaggatgggaCGTATTTCTCGGAGCCGCTCATGTTTGACCAgagcgggggggaggacaagGTTGATATTGACACTAAGGGGATCCAAGGGGCCTTGGGATACCTCACTGCGTTGGCGACGAGGGCGGTGATTTTTATTGAGGCGGATAACCCCAAGATTGGGCTCATGGCCTTTATcggggtggggatggatgaggtGAGCACGTGTGAGATTacggtgaaggaggggcagaaggtgaagaagggggaggagttgggcaTGTTTCATTTTGGGGGGAGTACGTATTGTTTGATGTTTAGGAAGGagacgaggttgaaggggtggCCGGATATTGGGAAGTATGCGGAGGCGAATGAGAATTATCCGGTTAGGGGGGCGTTGGCGGTTGTCGAGtga
- a CDS encoding hypothetical protein (EggNog:ENOG503NUYM; COG:S) — protein sequence MTTNTSLVLSQRPSGPIEKGKTFSLKSSPAPTEADLKDGQVLLETLYISFDPAMRGWLDDRRSYIPPVQLNEVMRALTVSRVLASKSPKFSPGTIVTSASGIQEYAIMPDSQVEKAYDLPQGGKLTDLLGVLGSTGLTAYFGMTKIGLPKPGDTVVVSAAAGATGSVAAQIAKIAGARVIGIAGGEQKCRWLKEELGLDEAIDYKSPDYKQKFKEATPKFVDVYFDNVGGEILDMVMARAAQFSRFVMCGGISQYNSAEKKGPGASFFNVITQRIRMQGFIVFDYITEYDAARKQLAQWLAEGKLRRKETVVKGGVRSAEEAFDWLFTGKNTGKLMVEVKGEEGGARL from the exons atgacaaccaacacctccctcgtcctctcccaACGCCCCTCCGGCCCAATCGAGAAAGGCAaaaccttctccctcaaatcctcccccgctcccACCGAGGCCGACCTCAAAGATGGCCAAGTCCTCCTCGAGACTCTCTACA TCTCCTTCGACCCAGCCATGCGCGGCTGGCTAGACGACCGCCGCTCCTACATCCCCCCGGTCCAACTAAACGAAGTCATGCGCGCCCTCACCGTCTCCCGCGTCCTCgcctccaaatcccccaaGTTCTCCCCGGGAACAATCGTCACCTCCGCCTCGGGAATCCAAGAATACGCCATCATGCCCGACTCCCAAGTCGAAAAAGCGTACGACCTCCCCCAGGGCGGCAAACTCACCGACCTCCTCGGCGTGCTTGGGTCCACCGGTTTAACAGCCTACTTCGGCATGACGAAAATCGGCCTCCCGAAGCCAGGCGACACGGTCGTCgtctccgccgccgctggCGCGACCGGTTCAGTAGCCGCGCAAATTGCAAAGATCGCCGGCGCGAGGGTGATTGGCATTGCCGGGGGGGAGCAAAAGTGCCGTTGGCTCAAGGAAgagctggggttggatgaggcGATTGACTACAAGTCCCCGGATTATAAGCAGAAATTCAAGGAGGCGACACCGAAATTTGTGGATGTGTACTTTGATAATGTCGGGGGGGAGATCCTTGACATGGTCATGGCGAGGGCTGCGCAGTTTAGCAGGTTTGTCATGTGCGGCGGGATTTCGCAATACAActcggccgagaagaaggggccGGGGGCGAGCTTCTTCAATGTGATTACCCAGAGGATCAGGATGCAGGGGTTTATTGTTTTTGATTACATCACCGAGTATGATGCTGCGAGGAAGCAGCTGGCGCAGTGGTTGGCTGAGGGGAAGCTcaggaggaaggagacggTTGTCAAGGGTGGTGTGAGGAGTGCCGAGGAGGCCTTTGACTGGTTGTTTACGGGCAAGAATACCGGCAagttgatggtggaggtcaagggggaggagggcggtgctAGGCTTTGA
- the COQ1 gene encoding coq1 putative hexaprenyl diphosphate synthase (BUSCO:EOG092634B5; COG:H; EggNog:ENOG503NV2J), translating to MQGPTMVRGVSRLRMSTFSRATTTTCSTCLRFTAPLDSRIAQSRAPFHTGRRDSSAWAAAVSVAGNIVNNAITRATRGDMPSVDPLRIVAKEMKFLTGNIRKLLGSGHPSLDRAAKYYTQAEGKHVRPLIVLLMSRATSLCPKAPQRQQATLQASMGIDSSISPLSVLSDFNPSATAVAPEAETNDHPDILPSQRRLAEITELIHTASLLHDDVIDHSESRRGSPSANLEFGNKMAVLAGDFLLGRASVALARLRHAEVIELLATVIANLVEGEFMQLKNTARDERNPQWSEETLTYYLQKTYLKTASLISKSCRAAALLGGSDAATVDAAYAYGKNLGLAFQLVDDMLDYTRSEQELGKPAGADLELGLATAPLLFAWKTMPELGALVGRKFEKEGDVVRARDLVAQSDGIEQTRALAEDYAQKAIDAIAPFPDSEAKDGLIEMAVKTLKRKK from the exons ATGCAGGGGCCTACAATGGTGCGCGGGGTCAGCCGGCTTCGCATGTCAACATTTTcgagggcgacgacgacaacatgTTCCACCTGCCTCAGATTCACAGCTCCCCTCGATAGTAGGATAGCTCAGTCCAGAGCTCCTTTCCACACCGGAAGACGAGACTCCTCCGCCTGGGCTGCCGCCGTCTCTGTCGCCGGCAACATCGTCAACAATGCGATCACCCGCGCCACCAGAGGGGACATGCCCTCCGTTGACCCCCTACGGATCGTCGCCAAGGAGATGAAGTTTCTCACAGGCAACATCAGGAAACTCCTCGGGTCCGGCCACCCCTCCCTGGACAGAGCAGCAAAGTACTACACACAAGCCGAAGGCAAGCATGTCCGGCCACTAATAGTCCTGCTCATGTCGCgcgccacctccctctgcccCAAAGCCCCCCAGAGGCAGCAGGCCACCCTCCAGGCCTCGATGGGCATCGACAGCTCCATCTCCCCGCTTTCCGTCCTCTCCGACTTCAACCCTTCCGCGACAGCCGTTGCCCCCGAAGCCGAGACGAACGACCACCCCGACATTCTCCCTTCGCAAAGGAGACTCGCCGAGATCACCGAGCTGATTCACACTGCTTCGCTGCTTCACGACGATGTGATTGATCACTCTGAATCCCGAAGAGGCTCACCATCTGCCAACCTCGAGTTTGGCAACAAGATGGCTGTCCTGGCAGGCGATTTCCTTCTCGGGAGAGCGTCTGTGGCTCTTGCGAGGTTGCGTCATGCCGAGGTTATCGAGCTGTTGGCTACGGTCATTGCCAACTTGGTGGAGGGCGAGTTCATGCAGCTGAAGAACACTGCGCGCGACGAGCGCAACCCGCAATGGTCTGAGGAGACTCTGACGTATTACCTCCAGAAGACGTATCTCAAGACTGCGTCGCTGATCAGCAAGAGCTGTCGCGCGGCGGCGCTGCTTGGTGGAAGTGATGCGGCGACGGTGGATGCGGCGTATGCCTATGGGAAGAACCTGGGTTTGGCGTTCCAGCTGGTGGATGATATGCTCGACTACACCAGGAGCGAGCAAGAACTCGGCAAGCCGGCGGGGGCGGATTTGGAGCTGGGACTTGCGACGGCGCCTCTGCTGTTTGCGTGGAAGACGATGCCAGAGCTCGGCGCGCTGGTTGGGAGGaagtttgagaaggagggtgatgttgtGAGG GCACGCGACCTGGTTGCGCAGAGTGATGGTATCGAGCAGACACGGGCGTTGGCCGAGGACTACGCACAGAAGGCCATTGATGCCATCGCGCCGTTCCCAGACAGCGAGGCCAAGGATGGCCTCATCGAGATGGCTGTCAAGACTCTGAAGCGGAAGAAATAG
- a CDS encoding hypothetical protein (EggNog:ENOG503P39Z; COG:S), with product MVLLTMTPSIVEALQIWDNLGYPSKDKLQAGKDDPALDDAAVGKPILHSQIIELWLILRDAGHEEHTLENMLKGAWVYVPPPPPKPEPSNEYKALMARLRREEEQRAYERMTNPLPPTETFAQRFPAANMARSFAAVNRVTVDKDLDDDDVTYNDVHRQLILILNFMVSILGVAGTLWVLARWWSTPARLFLTLGGSLLVGIAEIAVYSGYIWHLGEAKKQDKKFKEVKQIVQTWAVGGDEKEEATLIGDKSSSDENTDLRRRKKDAQI from the exons aTGGTGCTCCTCACAATGACGCCCTCCATCGTGGAGGCTCTGCAAATCTGGGACAATCTAGGCTACCCATCAAAAGACAAGCTCCAGGCAGGCAAAGACGACCCCGCGCTCGACGATGCCGCTGTCGGCAAGCCCATTCTACACTCACAGATCATCGAGCTCTGGTTAATACTCAGGGATGCCGGGCATGAGGAACATACTTTGGAAAACATGCTGAAAGGCGCCTGGGTCTAcgtcccaccaccgccaccaaagcCAGAACCA TCAAACGAATACAAAGCCTTGATGGCCCGTCTCCGGCGCGAAGAAGAACAACGAGCATACGAGCGAATGACCAACCCACTTCCCCCAACCGAGACCTTTGCTCAACGATTTCCTGCTGCGAATATGGCGAGGAgctttgctgctgtcaaTCGAGTAACGGTCGATAAAGAcctcgacgatgacgacgttACATATAACGACGTGCACAGACAGCTGATTCTGATACTGAACTTTATGGTCAGTATCCTGGGTGTGGCAGGCACTCTGTGGGTGTTGGCCAGATGGTGGAGCACACCAGCGCGACTGTTTCTGACTCTGGGGGGAAGTCTGTTGGTGGGGATTGCTGAAATTGCTGTATACTCGGGATACATATGGCATTTGGGTGAGGCGAAGAAGCAGGATAAGAAGTTTAAGGAGGTGAAGCAGATTGTACAGACGTGGgctgttggaggggatgaaaaggaggaggccacTCTTATTGGGGACAAGAGCTCGTCAGATGAGAATACGGATCTCCGGAGGCGCAAGAAGGATGCTCAAATATGA